The following proteins come from a genomic window of Proteiniphilum propionicum:
- a CDS encoding cell division protein ZapA, with protein MGDEKLLLTLEIAGRRYPLKIELSEEQAFREAAKKINSKINQYRVAYGGGNSNLTTQDFMAMTAIQALAENFSLGDKNNTKPFEDKIDSLINELDNYLRK; from the coding sequence ATGGGCGACGAGAAATTATTATTAACATTAGAGATTGCCGGCAGGAGGTATCCGCTGAAAATTGAGCTATCGGAAGAACAGGCATTCCGTGAAGCCGCTAAAAAGATAAACAGTAAAATAAACCAATACCGTGTTGCTTACGGTGGGGGCAACTCTAACCTTACAACACAGGATTTTATGGCTATGACGGCCATTCAGGCATTGGCAGAGAATTTTTCACTCGGTGATAAGAATAATACGAAACCCTTTGAAGATAAAATAGATTCGTTAATTAACGAGTTGGATAATTATCTGAGAAAATAA
- the rny gene encoding ribonuclease Y, with the protein MGIVIGIIGLVIGAAVAWFITGKMANSRAQNILSDAEKDAEVIKKKLLLEAKEEILAMKTEAEKQANARTSKIQITENRLKQREMTINQKQDELNKKFIELDESKMNLVNQQEFLDKKSSELDRLHRQSVEKLETISGLSAEEAKERLVESLKEEAKTDAQSYVNDIMEEAKMTATKEAKRIVIQTIQRVATETSIENAITVFHIDSDEVKGRIIGREGRNIRALEAATGVEIVVDDTPEAIVLSGFDPVRREIARLSLHQLVADGRIHPARIEEVVSKVRKQIEEEIVETGKRTIIDLGIHGLHPELIRMVGKMKYRSSYGQNLLQHSRETANLCAIMASELGLNPKKAKRAGLLHDIGKVPDDEPELPHAVLGMKLAEKFKEKPDICNAIGSHHDEVEMTTLLAPIVQVCDAISGARPGARREIVEAYIKRLNDLENMALSYPGVLKTYAIQAGRELRVIVGADKIDDQDTEKLSADIARKIQTEMTYPGQVKITVIRETRAVSYAK; encoded by the coding sequence ATGGGAATAGTTATAGGAATTATCGGATTGGTAATAGGGGCGGCTGTTGCCTGGTTTATCACCGGTAAGATGGCCAATTCGCGTGCTCAGAACATTTTGAGCGACGCAGAAAAGGATGCTGAGGTAATAAAGAAGAAATTATTGCTTGAAGCCAAAGAGGAGATCCTCGCAATGAAAACGGAAGCAGAGAAGCAGGCAAATGCACGTACGTCTAAAATTCAAATTACTGAAAACAGGCTGAAACAACGTGAAATGACGATAAACCAGAAGCAGGATGAACTGAACAAGAAATTTATTGAGCTTGATGAATCTAAAATGAATCTGGTTAATCAGCAGGAATTTCTTGATAAGAAAAGTTCAGAGCTGGATCGTTTGCACAGACAATCGGTTGAGAAGCTGGAAACCATTTCAGGGCTTTCGGCAGAGGAGGCCAAGGAGCGCTTGGTAGAGTCCTTGAAAGAAGAAGCCAAGACCGATGCGCAGTCATATGTAAACGACATTATGGAAGAGGCCAAAATGACTGCAACCAAAGAGGCTAAACGTATTGTAATACAGACTATTCAGCGAGTGGCAACAGAGACGTCAATTGAGAATGCCATTACAGTGTTCCATATAGACTCCGATGAGGTAAAAGGGCGGATCATAGGCCGTGAAGGAAGAAATATTCGCGCCTTGGAAGCAGCTACAGGAGTTGAGATTGTGGTTGATGATACCCCCGAAGCAATTGTTTTGTCGGGCTTCGATCCGGTACGACGTGAAATTGCACGCCTTTCACTGCATCAACTTGTAGCCGATGGGCGCATTCATCCTGCCCGCATAGAAGAGGTTGTTTCAAAAGTGAGGAAGCAAATAGAGGAGGAGATTGTGGAGACAGGTAAGCGTACCATTATAGATTTGGGAATTCATGGACTTCATCCCGAGCTGATCCGTATGGTGGGGAAAATGAAATATCGTTCATCTTACGGGCAAAATCTGTTGCAGCACTCGCGTGAGACAGCCAATCTTTGTGCGATAATGGCTTCTGAGCTTGGATTGAATCCCAAAAAAGCAAAGCGTGCCGGGTTATTGCATGATATAGGTAAGGTTCCCGATGATGAGCCCGAACTTCCACACGCTGTGCTTGGTATGAAACTTGCTGAAAAATTCAAGGAAAAACCTGATATTTGTAATGCAATAGGCTCACATCACGATGAGGTAGAGATGACTACTCTGCTGGCGCCCATTGTTCAGGTGTGTGATGCTATTTCCGGAGCACGTCCCGGAGCTCGGCGTGAGATAGTGGAGGCATATATTAAACGGTTGAACGACCTTGAAAATATGGCTCTCTCTTATCCCGGTGTTTTAAAAACATATGCCATTCAGGCGGGACGTGAACTCCGTGTTATTGTTGGAGCCGATAAGATAGATGATCAGGATACAGAAAAGCTTTCAGCCGATATCGCTCGAAAGATACAGACCGAGATGACCTATCCGGGACAGGTGAAGATTACTGTTATTCGCGAGACACGTGCAGTGAGCTACGCTAAATAG
- a CDS encoding glycoside hydrolase family 57 protein, which produces MKTICFYFQVHQPFRLKRYRFFNIGRDHYYFDDYANEDILQQIAARSFIPANRMLLDLVNQYKGKFKIAFSISGVALEQLEVYAPEVIDGFRELSKTGNVEFLTETYAHSLASLFDPEEFRLQVKNHSERIELLFDQKPTVIRNTELIYSDEIAEMVYKMGYHKMITEGAKHIIGWKSPNYVYHSASQPKLKLLLKNSRFSDDIAYRFSNYSWNEYPLTAEKFISWIASTPAEEKVINLFMNYETLGNLQPSHTGIFEFMKALPRFAFERGIGFATPSEAIDNNKSIGAIDVPNPISWADEERDLSSWTGNKLQRSALESLYKIGERVRLCTDRRLKQDWVYLQTSDHFYYMSTKHHGSGESHFSPYMSPYDAFNNYMNVLSDFIGRVKAQYPDTVDNEELNALLTTIHNQEMEIKRLQMELKKVIGTNEELLVGKSKKAQKIVK; this is translated from the coding sequence ATGAAGACAATTTGCTTTTATTTCCAGGTTCACCAACCGTTCCGATTGAAAAGATATCGTTTTTTCAATATCGGCAGAGATCACTACTATTTTGATGACTACGCAAACGAAGATATTCTGCAGCAGATAGCCGCCCGTTCATTCATTCCTGCAAACCGTATGCTGCTGGATCTGGTGAACCAATATAAAGGAAAATTTAAAATTGCTTTTTCTATTTCAGGAGTAGCTCTTGAGCAGCTGGAGGTGTATGCTCCCGAAGTAATTGACGGATTTCGTGAACTCAGCAAGACAGGGAACGTTGAATTCCTTACTGAGACATATGCCCATTCGCTCGCCAGCCTCTTCGATCCGGAGGAGTTCCGGCTGCAGGTGAAAAATCATTCGGAACGAATAGAACTGCTTTTTGATCAAAAACCTACCGTTATCCGTAACACGGAACTTATATACTCCGATGAAATAGCCGAAATGGTATACAAGATGGGGTATCACAAGATGATTACTGAGGGAGCCAAGCATATTATCGGCTGGAAGAGCCCTAACTATGTATATCATTCAGCCTCTCAACCCAAACTGAAACTCTTGCTCAAAAACAGCCGTTTCAGTGACGATATAGCTTACAGATTTTCCAATTACAGCTGGAATGAATATCCGCTGACTGCCGAGAAATTCATCTCCTGGATTGCTTCTACGCCAGCAGAAGAAAAGGTGATTAACCTGTTTATGAACTACGAGACACTGGGCAACTTGCAACCATCGCACACAGGAATTTTTGAATTTATGAAAGCACTGCCCAGGTTTGCATTTGAAAGAGGAATTGGATTCGCCACCCCCAGCGAAGCAATTGACAACAACAAATCTATTGGAGCCATAGATGTTCCAAATCCCATATCGTGGGCAGATGAAGAGCGTGACCTTAGCTCATGGACTGGCAATAAGCTTCAACGGAGCGCATTGGAGTCGCTTTACAAGATAGGGGAACGTGTACGCCTCTGCACAGATCGCAGGCTTAAGCAGGATTGGGTTTATTTGCAGACAAGCGACCACTTTTACTATATGTCCACCAAACATCATGGCAGCGGGGAAAGCCACTTTAGCCCTTACATGTCACCATATGATGCTTTCAATAACTATATGAACGTTTTGAGCGACTTCATCGGGCGTGTGAAAGCGCAGTACCCCGACACAGTGGATAACGAGGAACTGAATGCGCTACTCACTACCATTCATAATCAGGAGATGGAGATAAAGCGCCTTCAGATGGAGTTGAAAAAGGTGATCGGAACAAATGAGGAATTACTGGTGGGAAAAAGTAAGAAAGCACAAAAAATTGTAAAGTAA
- a CDS encoding glycosyltransferase family 4 protein codes for MKALMFGWEFPPHILGGLGTASYGLTKGMARQEDLETIFVIPKPWGDEDQSFIKIIGANNTPIVWRDVSWETAQAKLEKFMDPAEYYRMRDHIYADFSYLNTNDLGCIEFSGRYPNNILEETNNYSIVAGVIARSYDFDVIHAHDWLTYPAGLHSKSITGKPLVIHVHATEFDRSRGKPNPIVYGIEKDGMDNCDHIICVSNLTRRTVIENYHQPHWKVTTVHNAVEPLSPEIEAIKRISGVSEKVVTFLGRITMQKGPEFFVDAATQVIRKTDHIRFVMAGSGDMMDQMIRLVADRGIAHKFHFTGFLRGKQVYEMLKSSDVYVMPSVSEPFGISPLEAMQCNVPSIISYQSGCSEILNNVIKTDYWDVDAMADAIYSICTYPAMAEHLKVEGKIEVDNIKWEDAGLKVREIYNSLI; via the coding sequence ATGAAAGCATTAATGTTTGGCTGGGAATTTCCGCCACATATACTGGGGGGACTTGGTACTGCAAGTTACGGGCTCACAAAAGGGATGGCCAGGCAGGAGGATCTGGAAACCATTTTCGTTATTCCCAAACCATGGGGCGATGAAGATCAAAGCTTTATTAAGATAATAGGTGCCAACAATACTCCCATCGTATGGCGTGATGTATCGTGGGAAACGGCACAGGCAAAACTGGAGAAATTTATGGATCCTGCCGAATATTACAGGATGAGGGATCACATCTATGCCGATTTCAGCTATTTGAACACAAACGACTTAGGATGCATTGAGTTCTCGGGCAGGTATCCCAACAATATTCTGGAAGAGACCAACAATTACTCTATTGTGGCAGGTGTCATAGCCCGTTCATATGATTTCGATGTTATTCATGCGCACGACTGGCTTACCTACCCCGCTGGACTTCATTCTAAAAGCATTACCGGTAAACCATTGGTAATTCACGTACATGCAACCGAATTCGACCGCAGTCGTGGCAAACCCAATCCAATTGTCTATGGCATTGAAAAGGATGGTATGGATAACTGCGATCACATTATTTGCGTGAGCAATCTGACCAGGCGTACGGTAATTGAAAATTACCATCAGCCACACTGGAAGGTGACTACCGTGCATAACGCCGTAGAACCGCTTAGCCCGGAGATAGAGGCAATTAAGAGAATCTCTGGCGTCTCGGAAAAAGTGGTTACATTCTTAGGGAGAATCACAATGCAGAAGGGGCCTGAATTTTTCGTTGATGCTGCCACTCAGGTCATTCGCAAAACCGATCATATACGTTTTGTGATGGCGGGCAGCGGCGACATGATGGATCAGATGATTCGCCTGGTTGCCGACCGGGGTATTGCCCATAAATTTCATTTCACTGGATTCCTTCGCGGCAAACAGGTATATGAAATGCTTAAATCAAGTGATGTATATGTGATGCCTTCAGTATCGGAGCCGTTCGGTATTTCACCGCTCGAAGCCATGCAGTGCAACGTTCCTAGCATCATTTCTTACCAGTCGGGTTGTTCGGAAATACTGAATAACGTTATCAAGACCGATTACTGGGATGTTGACGCAATGGCCGACGCCATATACTCTATCTGCACCTACCCTGCAATGGCAGAGCATCTGAAGGTAGAGGGGAAAATTGAAGTGGACAATATCAAATGGGAAGACGCCGGCTTAAAAGTTCGTGAAATATACAACAGCCTTATCTGA